The following proteins are co-located in the Anomalospiza imberbis isolate Cuckoo-Finch-1a 21T00152 chromosome 1, ASM3175350v1, whole genome shotgun sequence genome:
- the ZFAND1 gene encoding AN1-type zinc finger protein 1: protein MAELEVGQHCGVPECRQLDFLPFVCDGCSGIFCLQHRSRDAHGCSEVNIRKSSVKPDQHRSYPCSYKDCNGKELLPVLCPYCGKHFCLRHRHQSDHECEKLDTPKPRMAATQQLVQDIIDSKKSDEVKSKKRKGAKNSETAAKVALMKLKMHACGDKSLPQTERIYFQVFLPKGNKEKSKPMFFCSKWSIGKVVDFAASLASLKNDNNKSTSQKLRLCHTASGEALPFEHTLETWLSDKDYPLYNGGNIILEYLDNDVLFIEDTESYFS from the exons ATGGCGGAGCTGGAGGTGGGGCAGCACTGCGGGGTGCCCGAGTGCCGCCAGCTCG attttcttccctttgtaTGTGATGGCTGTTCAGGTATCTTTTG CCTTCAGCACAGAAGCCGGGATGCTCATGGGTGTTCTGAG GTGAATATAAGAAAGAGTTCTGTGAAACCTGATCAGCACAGATCTTACCCATGCTCATACAAGGACTGCAATGGAAAGGAGCTTTTGCCAGTGTTATGTCCTTACTGtggaaaacatttttgtctCAG ACATCGTCATCAATCAGACCATGAATGTGAGAAGCTGGACACACCAAAACCTCGAATGGCTGCCACTCAACAGCTTGTTCAAGATATTATAG ATTCTAAAAAGAGTGATGAagtgaaaagcaaaaaacgTAAAGGAGCAAAAAACAGTGAGACAGCAGCAAAAGTGGCATTAATGAAACTGAAAATGCACGCATGTGGGGACAAGTCCTTGCCTCAG ACAGAAAGAATTTACTTTCAAGTATTTTTACCAAAAGGgaacaaagagaaaagcaaacccaTGTTCTTTTGCAGTAAGTGGAGTATTGGCAAAGTAGTAGATTTTGCAGCTTCCTTAGCAAGCCTTAAAAATGACAACAACAAATCAACATCCCAG AAACTGAGATTATGCCATACTGCCTCTGGAGAAGCCTTGCCATTTGAGCACACACTGGAAACATGGCTATCTGATAAAGACTATCCACTGTACAATGGAGGGAATATTATTCTGGAGTATCTTGATAATGATGTTCTATTTATAGAAGATACAGAATCCTATTTTAGTTAG
- the IMPA1 gene encoding inositol monophosphatase 1 has protein sequence MADPWQECMDYAVGLARKAGEIIRGALKEEISVMTKSSPVDLVTETDQKVENFIISLIKEKYPSHSFIGEESVAAGEGSILTDNPTWIIDPIDGTTNFVHRFPFVAVSIGFVVNKKIEFGIVYSCIEDKMYSARKGKGAFCNGQKLQVSGQEDITKSLLVTELGSNRDPEAIKIILSNMERLLSIPIHGIRAVGTAAVNMCLVATGGADAYYEMGIHCWDMAGAGIIITEAGGVLLDVTGGPFDLMSRRIIAASSRAIGERIAKALQVIPLRRDDATN, from the exons ATGGCAGATCCCTGGCAAGAATGTATGGATTATGCAGTTGGTTTAGCAAGGAAAGCTGGGGAG ATAATCCGTGGAGCACTCAAAGAAGAAATATCTGTTATGACTAAAAGTTCACCTGTAGATCTAGTAACAGAAACTGATCAAAAAGTAGAAAACTTCATTATTTCTTTGATAAAAGAAAAGTATCCTTCTCACAG CTTTATCGGCGAAGAATCTGTTGCAGCTGGAGAGGGCAGCATTCTGACAGATAACCCCACATGGATTATAGACCCTATTGATGGAACTACCAACTTTGTACACAG gtTTCCATTTGTGGCAGTTTCAATTGGCTTTGTTGTAAACAAAAAG ATAGAGTTTGGAATTGTGTATAGTTGTATAGAAGACAAGATGTATAGtgccagaaaaggaaaaggtgcATTTTGCAATGGTCAGAAACTTCAAGTATCGGGCCAAGAAG acATTACAAAATCCCTTTTAGTAACAGAATTGGGGTCAAATCGTGATCCAGAGgctataaaaataattctttctaATATGGAAAGACTTCTCAGTATTCCTATTCATGG GATTAGAGCTGTTGGTACAGCAGCTGTGAACATGTGCCTTGTGGCAACAGGTGGAGCTGATGCCTATTATGAAATGGGGATTCACTGCTGGGATATGGCAGGAGCGGGAATCATTATTACTGAAGCTGGTGGAGTACTGCTGGATGTAACAG GTGGACCATTTGATTTGATGTCTCGAAGAATAATTGCAGCAAGTAGTCGAGCTATCGGAGAGAGAATAGCCAAAGCACTTCAAGTAATTCCTCTTAGaagagatgatgcaaccaactGA